The Mycolicibacterium flavescens genomic interval TCGATCGTGCTGCTCGGTCTGGGGGCGATGGTGTCGTGGACGACGAACGTCGCCGAAATCGCGCCCGCGGTCGCGAAGCTGGGCCGACCGCTGCGGCTGTTCCGGATACCGGTCGACGAGTGGGCGGTCGCGCTGGCGCTGGCGCTGCGTGCGTTCCCGATGCTGATCGACGAGTTTCGCGTGCTCTACGCCGCACGCAATCTGCGCCCGAAGCAGGTGCACCCGAGCCGTCGCGGACGGTGGCGTCGTTGGTGGCTCGAGGCGATCGATCTGTTGGCCGCTGCCATCACCGTCGCGCTGCGCCGCGCCGACGAGATGGGCGATGCGATCACCGCACGCGGTGGTGCCGGACAGATCTCGGCCGCACCGTCGGGTCCGAAAGCCATTGACTGGTGGGCGTTCCTCATCGTCGCCGCAGTGTGCGGGACGGCGTTGGCGCTGGAGTTGACGGTGGCGGGCACCAGCGCCGTCACCCGATGATCCTCACCTCGCCGAGGCTGCTGTTTATGACGGAATATCATCGAATCTCGTCAGAAACCGCAGTCTCGGTGAGTGCTATCGCTGCGCGGCGGCGTTCGCGGCTTCCTGAGCCTCGGCCAGCGTCGTCGCGACGTCGCGCCGGCCGAGGAACATCTCGTCGAAATAGGGCTTGAGCGCGTCGAATCCCGCGGCGAAACCGGCGCCCCCGGGTGCCTCGATGCGGGGGCCGTCGAGCACATCGAAGAACGGGCTGACGTCGACGCCGCGCGAACGCCAGTACTCGTGGTAGACGGGCTGCGCGTCGAGCACCGCGGGGATCGCCGCGCCGCCGGCGCCGAGATACGCGTTACCGCGGGCACTGCCCATCCAGGCCAACACTTCGCGC includes:
- the ecfT gene encoding cobalt transport protein, which encodes MTAPTKRRQRRGVVLLRPVPGNSVVHQLWAGTKLLLVAAIGVLMTFYPGWVPIGAVAVIVLISARLANIPRGVLPSIPGWLWFLLFLGGLTATFAGGSPIISMGSVDIGLGGLLNFLRITALSIVLLGLGAMVSWTTNVAEIAPAVAKLGRPLRLFRIPVDEWAVALALALRAFPMLIDEFRVLYAARNLRPKQVHPSRRGRWRRWWLEAIDLLAAAITVALRRADEMGDAITARGGAGQISAAPSGPKAIDWWAFLIVAAVCGTALALELTVAGTSAVTR